The segment GTGAACAGTGCGAAGAGCACCGCCTGCGCCAACGGCCCCAGGTCGGGCAGCGCAAACATCACGATGCCCATGGCGGCAGCGGCGATGCCGATCCACAACATGAAGTATCCCGGCATCAGCACTTCACCGCCGATCAGCAGCAGCGCCACGATCCACCAGATGTAATGCATGGCCATGTCCCCGATCACCGGTCAGCGCGCCAGCGGCGGCGTGCGCGGCGGCTGCGGCGCGGGCTGCTCTTTCGCGCGCTGGCTGGTGAGCGAATCCTTGGCCAGCTCGGCGATGCCGGCCAGCGAACCGAGGATGCCGACCGATTCCATCGGCAGCAGCAGGGTCTTCTGGTTCGGGCTCTTGGCCATTTCCTTCAGCGAGTCCACGTACTTCGTGGCGATGAAGTAATTGAGCGCGTTGACGTCACCGCCGGCGATAGCCTGCGAGACCATGGTTGTGGCCTTGGCTTCCGCTTCGGCGAGGCGCTCGCGGGCTTCGGCCTCGCGGAACGCGGCTTCCTTCTTGCCTTCCGCCTCGAGGATCGCGGACTGCTTCTCGCCGTCCGCCTTCAGGATGGCGGCCTGGCGGAAGCCCTCGGCGTCGAGGATGTTGGCGCGCTTTTCGCGCTCGGCCTTCATCTGCCGGGCCATGGCGTCGACGAGGTCGCGCGGCGGGGAGATGTCCTTGATTTCGATGCGGGTGACCTTGACGCCCCACGGGTGGGTCGCTTCGTCGATGACGGTGAGCAGCTTGGCGTTGATCGCATCACGCTGGCTCAGGCTCTCGTCCAGGTCCATGGAGCCGAGCACGGTACGGATGTTGGTCATGATCAGGGCGAGCGCGGCCATCTCCAGATTGGCCACCTCGTAGGCGGCCTTGGCCGCGTCCAGCACCTGGTAGAACACCACGCCGTCCACGCGGACCACCGCGTTGTCCTTGGTGATCACGTCCTGGGAGGGGACGTCGAGCACCTGCTCCATCATGTTCATCTTGCGGCCGATGCTATAGACGAACGGGATGAGGAAATGCAGCCCGGGCGACAGCGTGCCGGTGTACTTGCCGAACATTTCCACCGTCCACTCGTAGCCCTGCGGCACGATGCGGATCAGTTTGGCGAGGACGGTGATCGCGACGATGATCACGACCAGTGCGACGATGCTACCCATGGTGCCTTACTCCCTTTGGCTTGATTGACCGGGAGTATAGGCGAAGCGCCTTAGTGCGGGCCCGCAGGGAGCACCAGGGTGACGCGCAGGCCACCGCCATCGCGGTTGGACAGCGCGATACGGCCGCCGTGGGCCTCAGATATTTCGCGAGCCAGCGCCAGCCCGAGGCCCGTACCCGAGCGTTTGGTGGAGTAGAACGGCAGCAGCGCCTGCGCCAGCACGGTTTCGCTCATGCCGGGGCCGCGATCGGAG is part of the Luteibacter pinisoli genome and harbors:
- a CDS encoding SPFH domain-containing protein codes for the protein MGSIVALVVIIVAITVLAKLIRIVPQGYEWTVEMFGKYTGTLSPGLHFLIPFVYSIGRKMNMMEQVLDVPSQDVITKDNAVVRVDGVVFYQVLDAAKAAYEVANLEMAALALIMTNIRTVLGSMDLDESLSQRDAINAKLLTVIDEATHPWGVKVTRIEIKDISPPRDLVDAMARQMKAEREKRANILDAEGFRQAAILKADGEKQSAILEAEGKKEAAFREAEARERLAEAEAKATTMVSQAIAGGDVNALNYFIATKYVDSLKEMAKSPNQKTLLLPMESVGILGSLAGIAELAKDSLTSQRAKEQPAPQPPRTPPLAR